A window of Pseudodesulfovibrio hydrargyri contains these coding sequences:
- a CDS encoding DsbA family protein, producing the protein MRKNLILPTLLIVALALFTGCRQAEGSSPEKDTPAPASAAAQADEAQAPDEPRVPDGCAPEFRALFDNAVVELHGEGTLDVVVVTDPLCWHCRLGDKLLREYPELYGRLRLSFFPRRSFIGSDMAAWVLEDAAGTDRLEKLARYAYDGLKQPKTEDLMEARMLVLAQFAKAFPELLEGTTMEELYVRLQKDHEPHVQESAMLARAAHLPGTPILVAGDKVVLGFGPSVWLKVLGEARMCK; encoded by the coding sequence ATGCGCAAGAACCTGATTCTCCCGACCCTGCTGATCGTCGCCCTGGCCCTGTTCACCGGATGCAGGCAGGCCGAAGGCTCGTCGCCCGAAAAGGACACGCCCGCGCCCGCCTCGGCCGCCGCACAGGCCGATGAGGCCCAGGCCCCGGACGAACCCCGGGTGCCGGACGGCTGTGCGCCCGAGTTCCGTGCCCTGTTCGACAACGCGGTGGTGGAGCTGCACGGCGAGGGCACCCTGGACGTGGTCGTCGTCACCGACCCGCTTTGCTGGCACTGCCGCCTGGGCGACAAGCTGTTGCGGGAATATCCCGAGCTGTACGGCCGGTTGCGCCTCTCCTTTTTCCCGCGCCGCAGCTTCATCGGCTCGGACATGGCCGCCTGGGTCCTGGAGGACGCGGCGGGCACGGACCGTCTGGAGAAGCTGGCCCGGTACGCCTACGACGGCCTGAAGCAGCCCAAGACCGAGGACCTCATGGAGGCGCGCATGCTCGTCCTGGCCCAGTTCGCCAAGGCCTTCCCGGAACTGCTCGAGGGCACGACCATGGAGGAGCTGTACGTGCGCCTGCAAAAGGATCACGAGCCCCACGTGCAGGAAAGCGCCATGCTCGCCCGGGCCGCCCATCTGCCCGGCACGCCCATCCTGGTGGCCGGCGACAAGGTGGTCCTGGGCTTCGGACCGAGCGTCTGGCTCAAGGTCCTGGGCGAAGCCAGGATGTGCAAGTAG